The Salminus brasiliensis chromosome 3, fSalBra1.hap2, whole genome shotgun sequence genome contains a region encoding:
- the LOC140551614 gene encoding uncharacterized protein, whose translation MSDVCSFQRLPAASVKAVVCTLKDGLVSINRVYEALINADVDRFSRQCRNYGYIREQILRAKQSLERSEQAAGAGLKSLDKNIEILTRDEGRLERKMRATQQTLENLRTEKESNEDLLQKSRDALEVARSNLSSARSTLRKQKKRENTAAFVTGVGVGLFIIPVAGWIAGSALVVGGITEMEEASEAIKVAEKEESESESDVEMYRDKVSDYKAEISQAKQDIRQNRDRKEQICTDIRKVKEQRAAVADLQVKVRRAVHILSVLSGRAKVVEGQTRRHIVLEPVMKVMEEVMKAAGEITGNQLLFNGDIPRLLDAMRGNNRKLAAICSWSSDAEDEGYY comes from the exons ATGAGTGACGTCTGTTCATTCCA ACGTCTTCCAGCCGCCTCTGTAAAGGCAGTTGTTTGTACTCTGAAGGACGGCCTTGTGTCCATCAACAGAGTCTATGAAGCCCTCATTAATGCAGATGTGGATCGTTTTAGTAGACAGTGTAGAAACTACGGCTACATCAGAGAGCAGATTCTACGGGCCAAGCAGAGCCTGGAGCGGTCAGAACAGGCAGCCGGGGCAGGGTTGAAGAGTCTAGACAAGAACATCGAGATCCTCACGCGAGACGAGGGAAGACTTGAACGAAAGATGAGAGCTACACAGCAGACCTTAGAAAACCTGAGAACAGAGAAGGAGTCTAACGAAGACTTACTGCAGAAGTCTCGAGATGCTCTGGAGGTGGCCAGGTCAAATCTGAGCTCGGCGAGAAGCACCCTTCGGAAACAGAAAAAGAGGGAAAACACTGCTGCCTTTGTGACGGGTGTGGGAGTGGGACTGTTCATCATTCCTGTCGCTGGATGGATCGCTG GCTCTGCCTTGGTCGTTGGTGGAATCACAGAAATGGAGGAAGCTTCAGAAGctattaaagtagctgaaaaaGAAGAGAGCGAGTCCGAGTCCGACGTGGAGATGTATAGAGATAAAGTGTCTGACTACAAGGCTGAGATTTCCCAGGCCAAGCAGGACATCAGGCAGAACCGTGATCGAAAGGAGCAGATCTGTACAGATATCCGGAAGGTGAAGGAGCAGAGAGCGGCTGTAGCTGATCTCCAGGTAAAAGTCAGAAGAGCCGTCCACATCCTGAGTGTCCTGAGTGGGAGGGCCAAAGTGGTCGAGGGTCAGACTCGCAGACACATCGTCCTGGAGCcagtgatgaaggtgatggaggaggTGATGAAGGCGGCAGGAGAAATCACAGGGAATCAGCTCCTCTTTAATGGAGATATACCGAGGCTTCTAGATGCGATGAGGGGGAACAACAGAAAACTGGCAGCCATCTGTTCCTGGTCCAGCGATGCTGAAGATGAGGGCTACTACTGA